A window from Schistosoma haematobium chromosome 1, whole genome shotgun sequence encodes these proteins:
- a CDS encoding hypothetical protein (EggNog:ENOG410VASC~COG:S), whose translation MLEERLHLELENLKTDLTVTAQQLNAKTQAVSILNASLEKCKKERNEFKRMAEQVMNRYQMLKKTLMECDKADQYSTPDIMHLSTKQLASLLVESREANKSLEHELMNSREKIEELQGDIKVLRRQLSDRSCENQHTMDPRISGNDRQTYVTQLEELTFQVSELKRELGQCFDEKQEIATERDIYRNKCDRLNNELNYILSGDERKIQDIDTLITESRILKEQIQSLEMEKSLALSTVTKYKKLLDRKLSKNSSVSSESCITPATSPKHQEKTI comes from the exons ATG TTAGAGGAAAGACTACATTTGGAGTTGGAAAATCTAAAAACTGAT CTGACAGTGACTGCTCAGCAACTGAATGCCAAGACACAAGCAGTTTCAATTTTGAACGCCTCATTGGAAAAGTGCAAAAAAGAGAGAAATGAGTTCAAGAGAATGGCAGAACAA GTAATGAATCGATACCAGATGCTTAAAAAAACTCTTATGGAATGTGATAAAGCAGACCAATATTCTACCCCTGATATAATGCATTTATCGACTAAACAA CTTGCTTCTTTGTTAGTTGAAAGCAGAGAAGCTAACAAAAGTTTAGAACATGAACTAATGAATTCTCGCGAAAAAATTGAAGAACTCCAAGGAGATATTAAGGTGTTGAGGAGACAACTTAGCGATCGTTCATGTGAAAACCAGCACACAATGGATCCTAGAATTTCTGGGAATGATCGCCAAACCTACGTAACTCAGTTGGAAGAGCTTACTTTTCAG GTTTCTGAACTCAAACGCGAATTGGGCCAATGTTTTGATGAGAAACAAGAAATTGCAACGGAACGAGATATATATCGTAATAAATGTGATCGACTgaacaatgaattaaattatattttaagtgGAGATGAACGAAAAATTCAAGATATCGATACCTTAATAACTGAAAGCAG AATCTTGAAAGAGCAAATCCAATCGCTGGAAATGGAAAAGTCTTTAGCATTGAGCACAGTAACTAAATATAAA AAACTTTTAGATCGAAAGTTGTCAAAAAACTCATCAGTTAGCAGTGAAAGTTGTATAACACCAGCAACTTCACCTAAACATCAAG AGAAGACAATTTGA
- a CDS encoding hypothetical protein (EggNog:ENOG410VASC~COG:S) gives MNSREKIEELQGDIKVLRRQLSDRSCENQHTMDPRISGNDRQTYVTQLEELTFQVSELKRELGQCFDEKQEIATERDIYRNKCDRLNNELNYILSGDERKIQDIDTLITESRILKEQIQSLEMEKSLALSTVTKYKKLLDRKLSKNSSVSSESCITPATSPKHQEKTI, from the exons ATGAATTCTCGCGAAAAAATTGAAGAACTCCAAGGAGATATTAAGGTGTTGAGGAGACAACTTAGCGATCGTTCATGTGAAAACCAGCACACAATGGATCCTAGAATTTCTGGGAATGATCGCCAAACCTACGTAACTCAGTTGGAAGAGCTTACTTTTCAG GTTTCTGAACTCAAACGCGAATTGGGCCAATGTTTTGATGAGAAACAAGAAATTGCAACGGAACGAGATATATATCGTAATAAATGTGATCGACTgaacaatgaattaaattatattttaagtgGAGATGAACGAAAAATTCAAGATATCGATACCTTAATAACTGAAAGCAG AATCTTGAAAGAGCAAATCCAATCGCTGGAAATGGAAAAGTCTTTAGCATTGAGCACAGTAACTAAATATAAA AAACTTTTAGATCGAAAGTTGTCAAAAAACTCATCAGTTAGCAGTGAAAGTTGTATAACACCAGCAACTTCACCTAAACATCAAG AGAAGACAATTTGA
- a CDS encoding hypothetical protein (EggNog:ENOG410VASC~COG:S) — MAEQVMNRYQMLKKTLMECDKADQYSTPDIMHLSTKQLASLLVESREANKSLEHELMNSREKIEELQGDIKVLRRQLSDRSCENQHTMDPRISGNDRQTYVTQLEELTFQVSELKRELGQCFDEKQEIATERDIYRNKCDRLNNELNYILSGDERKIQDIDTLITESRILKEQIQSLEMEKSLALSTVTKYKKLLDRKLSKNSSVSSESCITPATSPKHQEKTI, encoded by the exons ATGGCAGAACAA GTAATGAATCGATACCAGATGCTTAAAAAAACTCTTATGGAATGTGATAAAGCAGACCAATATTCTACCCCTGATATAATGCATTTATCGACTAAACAA CTTGCTTCTTTGTTAGTTGAAAGCAGAGAAGCTAACAAAAGTTTAGAACATGAACTAATGAATTCTCGCGAAAAAATTGAAGAACTCCAAGGAGATATTAAGGTGTTGAGGAGACAACTTAGCGATCGTTCATGTGAAAACCAGCACACAATGGATCCTAGAATTTCTGGGAATGATCGCCAAACCTACGTAACTCAGTTGGAAGAGCTTACTTTTCAG GTTTCTGAACTCAAACGCGAATTGGGCCAATGTTTTGATGAGAAACAAGAAATTGCAACGGAACGAGATATATATCGTAATAAATGTGATCGACTgaacaatgaattaaattatattttaagtgGAGATGAACGAAAAATTCAAGATATCGATACCTTAATAACTGAAAGCAG AATCTTGAAAGAGCAAATCCAATCGCTGGAAATGGAAAAGTCTTTAGCATTGAGCACAGTAACTAAATATAAA AAACTTTTAGATCGAAAGTTGTCAAAAAACTCATCAGTTAGCAGTGAAAGTTGTATAACACCAGCAACTTCACCTAAACATCAAG AGAAGACAATTTGA